A DNA window from Jaculus jaculus isolate mJacJac1 chromosome 1, mJacJac1.mat.Y.cur, whole genome shotgun sequence contains the following coding sequences:
- the Ifit2 gene encoding interferon-induced protein with tetratricopeptide repeats 2 — MSKATETSLESSLQQLKCHFTWNLIEEEESLDEFEDKVFNVYEFLNSEFTATLCNILAYVKQRQGDNEAALECLGQAADFIQREYADQAEIRSLVTWGNYAWVYYHMGRLTEAQAYVDKVRQVCKKFASPYRIERPELDGEEGWARLKCTKNLNERGKVCFEKALEKSPRNPEFTEGWAIAISRLDYRPASQDPIEPLKQAIALNGDNQYVKVLLALKLQKTYEVDRAERLVEEALEKAPDATDVLRMAAKFYQKKGVLDKAIELLGKVSECLPNNAYVHFHIGCLYRSKVLQRLNIRASEISEEREKSVDLVERAVCHLKKAHELNGSLVHVCSYLAGLYAMADQFEQADYYFQKEFSKPLAPAAKQLLHLRYANFQLYQMKCEDEAIHHFMEGMKIKQESKEKEKMKYKLQKIAHGRLSKNDSDPKALHVLMFLREMSKGGLTETLTGTRL; from the exons ATGAG cAAGGCCACTGAAACATCCTTGGAGAGCAGCTTACAGCAACTAAAATGTCATTTCACCTGGAACTTGATAGAGGAAGAAGAATCTTTGGATGAGTTTGAGGACAAGGTGTTTAACGTGTATGAGTTTCTGAACAGTGAATTTACAGCCACACTATGCAACATACTGGCCTACGTGAAGCAACGCCAAGGCGACAATGAGGCAGCCCTGGAATGCTTAGGGCAAGCAGCAGACTTCATCCAGCGAGAGTATGCTGACCAAGCAGAAATCAGAAGTCTGGTCACTTGGGGAAACTATGCCTGGGTCTACTACCACATGGGGCGACTCACCGAAGCTCAGGCTTATGTTGACAAGGTGAGACAGGTCTGCAAGAAATTTGCCAGCCCCTATAGGATCGAGAGGCCCGAGCTTGACGGTGAGGAAGGGTGGGCACGGTTGAAGTGTACAAAAAATCTAAATGAAAGAGGGAAGGTGTGTTTTGAGAAGGCTCTGGAAAAGAGCCCAAGGAACCCAGAATTCACCGAGGGATGGGCCATTGCGATCTCCCGTCTGGATTACAGGCCAGCATCTCAGGACCCCATTGAGCCTCTGAAGCAAGCCATTGCATTGAACGGTGACAACCAGTATGTTAAAGTCCTCTTGGCTCTGAAACTTCAGAAGACATATGAAGTCGACAGAGCCGAGAGGCTCGTTGAAGAAGCCTTAGAGAAAGCCCCAGATGCAACAGATGTACTGCGCATGGCAGCCAAGTTTTACCAGAAGAAAGGGGTCCTGGACAAAGCCATTGAGCTGCTTGGGAAGGTTTCAGAGTGCTTGCCAAACAATGCCTACGTGCATTTCCATATCGGGTGCCTCTATAGGTCAAAAGTCCTGCAAAGGCTGAACATAAGGGCAAGTGAAATaagtgaggaaagagagaaatcagtgGACCTGGTAGAGCGAGCTGTGTGTCACTTAAAGAAGGCCCATGAGCTCAACGGGTCTCTCGTCCACGTGTGCAGCTACCTTGCTGGTCTTTACGCTATGGCGGATCAGTTCGAACAGGCAGACTATTACTTCCAAAAAGAATTCAGCAAGCCCTTGGCTCCTGCCGCGAAACAGCTGCTCCACCTGCGATACGCCAACTTTCAACTGTACCAAATGAAGTGTGAAGACGAGGCCATTCACCATTTTATGGAGGGTATGAAAATAAAGCAGGaatcaaaggaaaaagaaaaaatgaaatacaaactcCAGAAAATTGCCCATGGGCGGCTTTCTAAAAATGACTCAGATCCTAAAGCGTTGCATGTCCTGATGTTTCTTCGGGAGATGAGCAAAGGAGGGCTGACGGAAACTCTGACAGGGACCAGGCTCTGA
- the Ifit3 gene encoding interferon-induced protein with tetratricopeptide repeats 3 yields the protein MSEITRNSLEKILPQLKCHFTWNLFKEGTISTHMDYRVYNQIEFLNAEFKATMYNLLAYIKHLHGENEAALECLEKAEGLLQQEQAEQAEIRSLVTWGNYAWVYYHMGRLTDAQAYVEKVRQVCEKFANPYSMECPELDCEEGWTRLKCGRNERAKVCFEKALEEKPGNPEFSAGLAIATYRLDGKPQKQFPVSALRQAVELSPNNQYVKVLLALKLQKMKEEAEGQRLVDEALAVAPGQTDVLRQAAQFYRKKGDLDKAIELLLQALDSTANNSHLYYYIMYIHREKVKKMQEAGESEASGRGELIGALRKWTVEYMKKALEGKPNSQYLCFDRGEFEETERCYQMAFSQELPSEEERQLYESYFRLQEQHGQPASIHAQTCSE from the exons ATGAG CGAGATCACCAGGAATTCCTTGGAGAAAATCCTTCCACAGCTAAAGTGCCATTTCACCTGGAACTTATTCAAAGAAGGAACTATCTCAACTCATATGGACTATAGAGTGTATAACCAGATTGAGTTTTTAAATGCTGAGTTCAAAGCTACAATGTACAACTTGTTGGCCTACATAAAACATCTCCATGGTGAAAACGAGGCAGCCCTAGAATGTTTGGAGAAAGCTGAAGGGTTATTGCAGCAAGAACAAGCTGAGCAGGCAGAAATCAGAAGTCTGGTCACCTGGGGAAACTATGCCTGGGTCTATTATCACATGGGCCGACTCACTGATGCTCAGGCGTATGTTGAAAAGGTGAGACAGGTGTGCGAGAAGTTTGCCAATCCTTACAGCATGGAGTGTCCTGAACTGGACTGTGAAGAAGGATGGACACGTCTAAAGTGTGGAAGGAATGAAAGGGCTAAGGTGTGCTTTGAGAAGGCTCTGGAGGAGAAGCCGGGCAACCCAGAGTTCTCAGCAGGGCTGGCAATTGCCACGTACCGTCTGGATGGCAAACCCCAGAAACAATTCCCTGTCAGTGCTCTGAGACAGGCCGTCGAACTGAGCCCCAATAACCAGTACGTCAAAGTTCTGTTGGCCCTGAAACTGCAGAAGATGAAAGAGGAAGCTGAAGGGCAGCGGTTGGTTGATGAGGCCCTGGCGGTGGCTCCTGGCCAAACGGACGTCCTTCGACAGGCAGCCCAGTTTTACAGGAAAAAGGGTGACCTGGACAAAGCTATTGAGCTCCTTCTACAGGCACTAGACTCCACAGCCAACAACAGCCACCTCTACTACTACATTATGTACATCCACAGGGAAAAGGTGAAGAAAATGCAGGAGGCAGGGGAATCTGAGGCCAGTGGCAGAGGAGAGCTGATTGGAGCGCTGAGGAAGTGGACTGTGGAGTACATGAAGAAAGCTCTGGAAGGGAAGCCAAACTCGCAGTACCTCTGCTttgatcgcggtgagttcgaggaaACAGAAAGGTGTTACCAGATGGCCTTCAGTCAGGAGCTCCCCAGCGAGGAGGAGCGACAGCTCTACGAAAGCTACTTCCGCTTGCAGGAGCAGCACGGGCAGCCTGCAAGCATCCATGCCCAGACCTGCTCAGAGTAG